In Xyrauchen texanus isolate HMW12.3.18 chromosome 13, RBS_HiC_50CHRs, whole genome shotgun sequence, a single genomic region encodes these proteins:
- the LOC127653547 gene encoding aurora kinase B-like, translating into MDSAARTKSSKDLKIQRPENEKISGSGPKRVPVAQGVQKPVTTPHTRVLGMAQGPQRIQRPASQQKPVTPTVPVKTSCPGDQNIHPEQSKTPLQNKPQQNQPKPNVQNAVTAAESSKQDKPPQTPANAMSNSAKKAWSLENFDIGRALGKGKFGSVYLARERQTKFILALKVLFKKQLEKAGVEHQLRREVEIQSHLRHPNILRLYGYFHDTARVYLILEFAPKGELYGELKRCGTFDDQRSATYIMELADALSYCHSKNVIHRDIKPENLLLGANGELKIADFGWSVHTPSSRRSTLCGTLDYLPPEMIEGKTHDEKVDLWSLGVLCYEFLVGRPPFETKSHEETYRKISRVEFTYPAHVSEGSRDLINRLLKHNPMHRLPIQGVMVHPWVVENSIKKPTTHTAAD; encoded by the exons ATGGATTCTGCTGCAAGAACTAAATCGAGCAAAGACTTGAAGATTCAGCGACCTGAAAATGAGAAG ATATCTGGCAGTGGACCCAAAAGAGTTCCAGTTGCGCAGGGTGTTCAGAAGCCTGTAACGACGCCTCACACGCGTGTGCTGGGCATGGCACAAGGGCCGCAGCGGATTCAGCGGCCAGCGAGTCAGCAGAAACCCGTTACACCCACAGTTCCTGTGAAAACCTCCTGCCCTGGAGACCAGAACATCCACCCTGAGCAATCCAAAACACCCTTGCAAAATAAACCACAGCAGAACCAACCAAAACCAAATGTCCAGAACGCCGTTACTGCAGCCGAGTCCAGCAAACAGGACAAACCTCCCC AAACGCCTGCCAATGCAATGTCCAATAGTGCCAA GAAAGCGTGGAGTTTAGAGAACTTTGACATTGGCCGAGCTCTGGGCAAAGGCAAGTTTGGTAGCGTGTATCTGGCCAGAGAACGTCAGACGAAATTCATTCTGGCGCTCAAGGTCCTGTTTAAGAAGCAGCTGGAGAAAGCGGGTGTGGAGCATCAGCTGCGGAGAGAGGTGGAGATCCAGTCCCATCTCAG ACACCCAAACATCCTGCGTCTCTATGGTTACTTCCACGACACGGCCCGTGTTTACCTCATCCTGGAGTTTGCTCCTAAAGGAGAACTGTATGGAGAGCTCAAGCGCTGCGGGACGTTTGATGACCAAAGAAGTGCCACC TATATAATGGAGCTTGCCGATGCTCTGAGCTACTGTCACTCAAAGAACGTGATCCACAGAGACATTAAACCCGAGAATCTGCTGCTGGGTGCCAACGGAGAGCTCAAGATCGCAGACTTTGGGTGGTCTGTGCACACTCCCTCATCCAG GAGATCAACGCTGTGTGGGACACTGGACTATCTCCCGCCAGAGATGATTGAAGGCAAGACTCATGATGAGAAGGTGGATCTGTGGAGTCTTGGAGTGCTCTGCTACGAGTTTCTGGTCGGCCGTCCACCTTTTGAAACCAAGAGCCATGAAGAGACTTACCGCAAGATTTCCAGA GTTGAGTTTACTTACCCAGCACACGTGAGTGAAGGCAGCAGAGATCTGATCAATAGACTACTGAAGCACAACCCCATGCACAGACTGCCCATCCAGGGGGTCATGGTGCACCCGTGGGTCGTGGAGAACTCCATTAAGAAGCCAACCACTCACACAGCCGCCGATTAA